The Cryptomeria japonica chromosome 2, Sugi_1.0, whole genome shotgun sequence region TCTTCTTCACTTCCTCTCTCAACTTGCTAAATCTGGTCTTTCCAATTCGTGAGTTTCTACTTTCTTCTTCACTTCCTCTCTCAACTTGCTAAATCTGGTCTTTGTCTTTATTAGTTCCTGCCAACGGCAGAAACTAACCCATTGGTTTGATGCAATTTACTTTTTCCCCTTGTCCAATGAGCAATAAGAATTTTGAGAGGTTGAATGCTGAAGGAAATGTTAACAAATTTAAATTGGAATAATACTTAATATGATAGTATTTATGTTTAATATGATTGGTGAATGCCgttaaaatatttgattaaatgcaattaataataagaaaataaataaaccCAAAAACTTTAAGAATGCAATAAATCAAAATCATTAAATGCGTATGGGATTTGATGCATTTTCTGGAAAAGGTGATTATCTGGAAACTTCCCAGACAAATAAGTTCAATTGTTTATTTATTTCCATGTTTTCTAGCTCCTTTCGCTACGTCTGTCCACAAAACTATTGGAATACCATTCTAAAGAGCTCTGTAACTTGACATAACTTTTACAGAGGTCCATTGCAAGAGCTGTGTAACTTGACATCGCATTAATGCATATTTGTGTGGTAGCTTTGTTTGTCTATCGATGTTTCTAGCTGTTTCTAAATCAACTGTTGGTTTGTGGTGTTCTGCAAATACATAAAAACTTAGCAGTGGCTTATTTCAGGCAGCCAAGAGAAGCGGATACTTTTATTTGAgtactaaagaggtatgtttagaaAACCCTTGTTTCTGATCCTAAATCTGTGCAATTGTTGGAGTCTTCATTCTTGCGGCAAACGGTGCAAAGAAATTTAACGAGAACCAAATCCTCTGTTTTGTAGCTGTTTTTTCAGGTTTATTTCTCTTTTCTAAATCCGTTTCTTTAGTTTAGAGCAGAGGCGTTTTTCTAAATCTGTTTCTTTAGTTTAGGCGTGAAGCTGTGTTGGGTGTTACGCTCAGCCATTGTAAACAATGTAATGCTTAGTGGTTTCCAAAAAGCAAAATTCTGCAGgtttcaaaatttattcaaaatttatCTGGCATGTTACAATAAACAAAAATGAATGTaacaaaaatgaattaaatggaAAATCTGAAATATAAAAAGAGGGTTCTAAATAAAACCAGGGATACAGCTGAACTCGTTCCTGGTATAAAAATTCTTTTAATTATAAGAAAATTAAGAAATTGTGATTAGCTTTAATTTTCAAATTGGGTAAAATACAATTGACACCCTGCCGTAACTGACAGTTTGGCCTAAATTTCCATTCAATGCGAAAATTCCTGGGCAAATTAGAACATGAAAAGGGACGGGAAAACGAAGCCATTCTTCCTGTACCTCAAATTTTTAACCAAATTGAATGACTTCAAAGCAATATAACCTGAAAACCCTTCTGCGACTATAAAAATCCAAAACCCAAGCAAATGACAATCCAGACTTTTCACAAACTCCTCTTTCCTTGCATTGCAAGTCGAAACAATTCTAGAAGCTTCGAAAACATGCTTTGCCAGCTGAATCGCCAGAGTGCCGACGTAGCCTACTCCTCCCACAATAAAAACGCGCTGTCCCTTTTGAAAATCAATTGTATCGAATGCCTGCAGTGCGGTTAAGATCGCAAGTGTTAAACTCATAGCTTCCTCGAAAGACAAATTGGTGGGCTTCAACGCCAACAGATGCTCTTCCGCCACCGTGAACTCTGCCAGAGTGCCCACCTGCTTAGTGTTTCTTGCCTGCGTACATGACACCCCGGCACTGCCTGCGAACCACACCCAAAACAAAAAGGGGAAATAATTAGGTTTTGTGCTTAGCATACAAAAATGGAGCATCCTCTTCTCTGTATATGATTTCAACGCTCACTGCGTTTACTCCTTGTCCAAGGTTGGAAAAATTGGGGAAGATGGATCAATTTGTTTATAATCATAAGCATGTGCCCCATATACATAAAACAAATGCCAAATGTGCAAATTAAGCTATCCTTATATGCCATGTGCCCACTTTTCAGCTGCCTGTCCAATGCTCTGAACGGGTTGTTTCATTTGTTTGCCAGACAATGAAATAGTTTTATTTCCAATAAAACATAGTAGTTGAGAAACTATTATAGCAGATTTCAATAAAGCAAAGTAGTTCAAAATCTATTTTGCAATAATATATTTGAATAATAATCTTATATAAAATTTAAGAGAAATTATTAATCATAATGAAAAACTAATAATTATTCAAAACATTTCATATGTTGGCTCAAACTCAAAAAAGATATGATGTCAGCGATTAAAGCTCACTCATCATCATACAAtatattacaaaactaaaaaaaatcattttattcagTTCTTTAATTTAATTTAGTGGTTTATTTGTATTATatgcatttattttttatatatacttTTTATTATGTGATGCGTGTATTTTAatcatatataattttattttattctattcttTTATGTCTTTGATAAATTTTAGTTATTACATTatcttaaaatttattaaaaatatcaaaGACTTTTGTTTTATAAGTGTTAGTTACAAAATTATGCCACTTGTTTTCCAATAAATTTTGTTATACTTATTGttcaatgaatttattttttttgaatgaaatttctaatatttctatttattttttattttacataaCTATATaaatcttatttttatttctttttgttgatCTATAATACAACAGTGGatgtaaaatttatttttattttttgaatatcaCATATTTGAATTTACGATTAAATTCTGaatacaatattttattaaattaaaataagatTCCACATGTTACCCTTAATTTCACTCAGTGTAGAATCAAATtatcatttttaaaatattttttaatcaacTTTTTAACCATAAATCATTCAAATCTGTGAGATATTACTACATCAAATGCGCATTCAAATTTTTCTCCAATGAGTTCATTTTTGCCCATTTATTTATGTTCATGTAGATTTTCATTCACGCCCATAGGTTTGTCATTCACTGGGCACACATTATTAATAGCATAGATTTAATGTATAAATAAATTAGGTGAGCAACATTATTCTATCATTACTATTAATAAAAATTTgtatcatctctctccagatatatATGTTGCCATAGCATAGTTAATAATTAAAATTGGTTTGAAGAGTTTGGAAATAaggtaaattaaaataaataggtaaaAACTTAACCTTTCATAAATTtttaatgtttaaaattaaaataatagaatAAATTAAGATAGCATTGTCATTagtaattttagttttattttattttcatctttttaaGTTTAATTATTTTCCCACAATAAATTTATACTGAACTAAGAGTAATACTATGcaaatgttactatgcaaatgttaCTCTAAACGAATCAATCGTGCCAATTTCTTAAACCGTCTTATTGTTGCAAGGGTTTAACTCTGAGTAACCTATATGTCgaagaaaacatcaaacaaattttctataaAGACAAACTTACCATTATGGTATTCACCTATGAATACAATGCATGTGTTTTTCTTTTGAAATGGAAAATTAACCAATCATTTTAGACTTGACAAAAAATTCTACTTCAATCTGCTACTAAATTAAAGTCTACTGCCTTGAATTTCATCATGAAGAAAATACAAATAGAAATTTTATTTGTATATGTATCAATATTTTATGTCATTACAATTATCATAATTACTTCCTTTATCACCAAATCGATTTTCAACACTACAATACGTTACCTTTTGTTTCACTCAAACAATCTCGTATATCTAGCATCAACATAAACCTTCTCTAACTCCCCTCTAACCCTCATACATTTCCTTTTCTCCTTTAACCATCCACATTTAAATTTTGAGGATGAGgatgtttatatttttttaattttaattttgacaaatcaaatatttaacaacaaaaatattataataatttgaaataatttaaaatacaatataaattaaattaatcaaaataaataataatacttTATTCATagtaaaatcatttttttaatatagaatttatatttacatttattattatattatgttttataatatgaattattaaataaaaatacaatatagtaTATAATAAAGATatgtttattattatatattatatggaaTAGCCTTGCACGTTCACTCATTGTACTAAACAAATAAATTTCTCTACAAATAGCaatcaataattaataattacCCTATGATAGTTTTTCACAAAGTACAATAAGTATAATTTGCTCTATTTAGTGAGAGAAAAATAGCACTAACAAAAATTGATTGTAGAAActtctatctctctttatcttctcatatctatctctatctccccctatTATCACTCCCTCTCTCCATATCTATTTGTATATATCTACTCTATATTTATTTGTATCTATGTTTATCTCTTTGTATCtcactcttcctccctccctctatatcttcttatatctctatctctctaataCTCTacctcaccatctatatctctatATATCTCTCCATCTCGCTCTTCCTCTATTTATCGATATCTCCTCTCGATCTACCTATCTCCCTCTATTTTCCTCTCTCCCCTTtgcctctcccccttctctctcccactctccctcCTTAGACTTCTATATccctatctctccatatttcttcttccttaTTTTTCTACTCTAAACTTACCACACTATTGGCAGGAACTTGACGCATTGCGtctcttgtcttccaaaattgtaACTTTCGTGTCCCATTTGATCCTGTCCATTCATTTATCTATTGTCAAATCAATCTCAATGTTTAATCAAATTTCATTTTCTATTTAAACCCACATCTTTTCTCATTTTCAATTAACCATGACTTCAAAATCTTTGTCCTATCATGTCATCTTGCTTTTGTGCATACTTAGTTTTGAGAGCTAATTTGCGAGAAGACTAGAAGAACAATGGAGATCATGAATTCAATTTTTGGTATAgcttgttttgattttgattttgattttgatttttaaaacatTGTAAATTTGTCTTCTATTGATTGTATAAATTTATTTTGCATAGAATTTAAAATTTATGATTGCTCTAAGTTCTTTATAGATTTCCCACTTTCTTACATGACAAATCACATtcacttaattaatttaataaaatttaataatttgaTTTATGTCCCTATAATTTAAAGCATTAATGATTCAATTATTATAACAATAACACACTTTTACAAATAATATGGAGGCACAAAAAATTACACTAATTTAATGCCCTATTAATTAGTAACCGAGGCCCACTTCAACTACCTATCCATTACATCGTACCAAAGACTTGAAAAGATGCCCAATCCATgacattttaaaattaataatacttTTTAAGTCTTTCCTTTATAGAATCTTCTCATATAAAATAAGCATTTGTTTTTAATGGCATATCAAAGATATTTAATATTTCTTATAAATTTAAAGTGTTTTTTTAAATACATTACTAGAACCTCCTTATAATTATCATTATAAATAATGATATATAAGAATATATTTCTTAAAGTTTTAAATGATCTCTTTAATATTCATTACATTTAGATCACGATTACATGTAAATGTTAAGTAAGTCACATTATATCAAAGTAATATTTACATATGAATGTTATGTAAACTATATTAGATATTGACACATAAATACTAAATAAACTATTCATATTCACGAGTCAACAAAAACTAAACCTAAACTacacatttaattttatttttttggtaaccTACAACAATTGACAAGTTAGTTTAGTGACTTGAAACGTGAGGCCAACCCTCCTATAACCTTTCGAAGTGACCAACTAGACCTAGAACTAGCCGACCACTAACTCTTTGACTAGATGACAATAGATGGAAAGAATGATCTAAAGACCTACATGAAACCAACCCAAAACCTTTAACCAACTATACGATCACACCATTACATCAAAATAAACTAAACATTAATGAATGAAATTTTCTCCCAAACAAACCCTCTCTAATTTTCCAAACCCACACAATTGGGTCT contains the following coding sequences:
- the LOC131859834 gene encoding NADPH-dependent alkenal/one oxidoreductase, chloroplastic-like, with translation MRQVPANSVILNYFALLKSAIIVSQLLCFIGNKTISLSGKQMKQPVQSIGQAAEKWAHGSAGVSCTQARNTKQVGTLAEFTVAEEHLLALKPTNLSFEEAMSLTLAILTALQAFDTIDFQKGQRVFIVGGVGYVGTLAIQLAKHVFEASRIVSTCNARKEEFVKSLDCHLLGFWIFIVAEGFSGYIALKSFNLVKNLRYRKNGFVFPSLFMF